gtggtcagaacgtaattatggagcagctcagagacatattggccatgttgaatcgtccgccaacgacagcttcagcaccggaggccccagcagatccatctaccccaccaccagctgcttcacccccagtagaagaggaggaggtcttccccgacgattacgatccttatgagggagctccagcgactccgatcgaggcacaacctgttatccatgtacatgacaccgagtcgcagggtgagattctgtcgatagaggcacaacctgcagtggttaagagtcggaagaggaagagaaagcctcCTGTATGGTTTGGTGACTATAAGGAGATGAAGAGGAGACATAGGCCATCTTCGACTTTTGATCCCCTGGAGCCACCGGATGAGAAATTGTTAACCACTTTCCGAAAGTGGTGTGTTGGACTCATTCCGAACCACCGACTTcgggatttgagaagtggtgattacggtccaggattcttttggataatgctcacaccaaaggaatggcttacagatgacgtaagtaaagtattttataatattacttcactttacaactttatgtgcaattaatatatttttttgtctaactgACATTTCCCTTTATATGCAGCATATAGATGCAGCAATGCATATGCTGAGGAGGCGACGCACCGACTATCCACTGACATTTCCTCAGAAGGGTGTCATTCTCTCCACATTCGTGACCACCATGATCAGCAGTGCATGGACGAGCCACAGGGGTCCGAGGAAAAACTTTGTGTGGGAGGATTATATCCTGGACTACTGCAGAGGGGTtcataaggtattgttttagtaagattttaaatgttaattgtttggaaagattattatggtttgttaattgtttcgttgttctctgtaattacagtcccaagtctttgagagatggaggggtaacgagtttatttacttcgttctgAACCTTCCCGAGGCAAGGCACTGGGTCACACTTGAAGTCGACATAGAgctgtggaaaattaatgtctacGACTGTGATTCCAGCGTCTGTCATTGGACCGCCATGGAACCCATCCTGAAGACTTGGGGAGAACTGCTGCCCTCGCTAATCCTTGCAACCGGGGAATTTCCACATAACAACCAGATCATGGCGTTAACCGCCGTACTTCATCTTCAAGAAGGTGCCATCGATACTAAAAACAGGacgacaaaaagaaaagccccttctacatgcaccgagtgatataaaacagtacttgaaccgctcatcctctaagtacaagtcagtaatggtacctggattcttctgttccagcatgtacaagtacccaggaagcttcatgtatgaaaactcaggcgtacccctagcatacgtaagtcccatctccctgcacctccacg
This region of Cannabis sativa cultivar Pink pepper isolate KNU-18-1 chromosome 7, ASM2916894v1, whole genome shotgun sequence genomic DNA includes:
- the LOC133029282 gene encoding uncharacterized protein LOC133029282, which encodes MEQLRDILAMLNRPPTTASAPEAPADPSTPPPAASPPVEEEEVFPDDYDPYEGAPATPIEAQPVIHVHDTESQGEILSIEAQPAVVKSRKRKRKPPVWFGDYKEMKRRHRPSSTFDPLEPPDEKLLTTFRKWCVGLIPNHRLRDLRSGDYGPGFFWIMLTPKEWLTDDHIDAAMHMLRRRRTDYPLTFPQKGVILSTFVTTMISSAWTSHRGPRKNFVWEDYILDYCRGVHKSQVFERWRGNEFIYFVLNLPEARHWVTLEVDIELWKINVYDCDSSVCHWTAMEPILKTWGELLPSLILATGEFPHNNQIMALTAVLHLQEGAIDTKNRTTKRKAPSTCTE